The Solea senegalensis isolate Sse05_10M linkage group LG14, IFAPA_SoseM_1, whole genome shotgun sequence genomic sequence GTTGTGAGAAACAGTCAAGCAGGTCTTTGGCTGTCAAAGTGAAATCCACATTCACGATCTAAAAACACCAAGCAAACAAGCAGAGGTTAAGATGAACATGCTAAGTTGAAGGTCACATAACCTGCAGGGGGTAAAATGTCAAGTGGCTGattaaagtgacatttaacTGTATGACAAGAACTGAGAAACTGTGCCAACCTTATTAGAGGTGATAATACTGAGCAGTGTCTGGACTTCCTCCAAACTAGGGACCGAGGACAGGacactgaagaacaaaagaagaGAGACAAAATATTGTCACTCTCTAATCATCTCCCTCCCAGCACAGCTTCAGTCATTATTATACACCCACAAGTGACAACAATGAAGAGCAAACTGAGTTAAGTGTAATAATCATCCTTCTGAACACACTGTAGCATGCAAACAGCGGGAGCACATGACCCGTCAAAGTTTTATTCAGCCGTCCATTCATCAGGACAAGGCTTatcatccacacaaacacaagcacatgtCACAATTAgtaacctttaaaaaacaacaacaaaatagacATAAAGTGAGAGAATGTAATGACAGTAAAAGAGTGCaacaggtggaggaggaaatggccaTTCAAGTTGAGTccaaaattatatatatatatatattttttttttttaacatcctCAGACTTAAAAATGAGATGGGAGAACATGAGTCATTGCTTTCAAACACATGAAATTGAGTGTGGCTGTATTTAGGGAACTGCACTTGGGCagcccaacacacacatgcacgtgcgGACAGAAGCCCAAAGGTATGTGCACATTATGTTTACACACCGTGAAGATGGGGACATAGCAGCAAGAAGCTGCCAATATACTCACAGCACTCAACACTTTGACTGTTATATATATCGTGCACTAGGGCAAGCATAATGAGTGTTATATGTATTCTGGCACTGTGAAATATAAGATATTTTCCTACAGccaaacaaagaggaaatcaGGCACAAAACACACTATACACCTGCAgcatgaaagagaaaaaaacatttatggtCCTGAACAAGACACAAATGTAGAACTGCAGAACCGAGCTCCACACAGACACgtttgtggaaaaacataaaGCCTTGGAACAACAGAGTCTGTTGTTGTGCTGGtgcctcagctgacataggggcgAAACTGGGAAGGGTCACCATGGACAGGTCGCCAGCCCGTGACAGGGctacatatagagacaaaccaccatccactctcacactctcggtcaatttagtgtccaattttcACTAAAAACtgccaaagaaaaacaaatgtcgTCATCACAAACGACTGATTGAGGTTTGTACATTGTTCCACTTCACAAACACCCACAGGTTTACTATCAATCAACATCAATCCTATCAAAGTCATGGGGAGAGTGGCCTGGAGCAGCAAGACTCACTCTGGCATCTGGAAAggacaccagtccatcacagagacagacaacaaTTCAATTTACAATTACAAACATTTATTGTCAATTTATagtctccaattaacctaaCCGCAATCTGCATGTACTTTGGTTGAGGACGCcgggagaaaacacacactattCCACCAAGTAAGAACATGAAGGTAATCCTGTACCTTCCATATACTGCATGGCATAAATGGCATAATCAGAGAACAAGAGTGGATGTTTGAGTGGTAATAGAGGGCACTTGAGAGTCAGGGAATAGTGGCATATAGAcatgtttgcttgttttataTCCACAGAGGTGAGAACTCAATGCACAACGGAGGTATCAGCTTTCtcctaaaaaaaaccctgaaacctAAAAACACACCTTGCAGTTCTTGTCCAAATAACGATAAATCATTTCTACTTGGTTGAACGGATTACGCAACTCAAGTTGTTTCTATATGAAGTAACATGTGACAGGATCAGAGGAGGGCAGAGCCACGATCGCACATCAAAGCAAGGCAGAGCCATCAAGCAGGAAATAAAGCAAGCCAAGAAGCATACCAACACATGCATTATGATCACGTACAAATCTATACAAACCACAAGTAGAAAATCTTGGTTCTCAGGCAGTGAATATATTATGTTTACACAAACTGAAGCTCTCGTGagtattaaaatgataaatcattttaattttgccaTCTAATTATTTTCAGGAACATGTCAAAACTTGGTTGATACAGAGTgatatcatgacatgagacaCTTTGCCTTTTGAATAGCTGGGCTTCTTGTCTCCCACTTTCAAAGAGAgtcaaaatgtcacagtaaatcCTGCACAGGGAATGAATAATGTACTGGACCTGAGGTCTGAGTGGTGTTTTGATGCTGTATATGTACAGAGGGAGGGGTGGGAGTTATACAAGTGTGGGAGattaaataagacaaaataacGCAGCTATTAAATCagaaaatacatgtaaatataaaatattgtcaATAGTTTTGACTTGGACATTGAATGGTGGTTAAATGTGAGTCATCAGGAAACCTGTGCTGTAAGACACATGTGTGATGTGGGACAGCCAAGAATAAACTGAACAGAAGTGAACTACGCAGCGTTAAAGTGTGTAGAGCCACTTATTTGCGTCATGGAAAAGGTCATAAAGCAAAGTTACGAGGTCAAGCAGATTAGTGCCAGAGCTGGACCAGAGAGCTGTGAGATCCCACgacacgtcacacacacacacacacatatgtgtaacCAGGACATAGGAGAGAGAAGGGCTGGTAGAGACAGATCCAGGACAGTATAAAACTAAGTATTTAACTAAGGCTTACATATAAGAACAGTAGTACTCAGAGATAAAGATGATTGGGATTGTCAATGAAGACTGGTCAAGACAACAACTGATTGATTTGTATAAATCATCGGTGAGACTGGACGGAATGTTTTTATCTTCAAACGCCGTCAATAACGTCAGTCTTTTGCAGTGTAGTTGGAATGTTTTGTCACTGATATCAGCTGCTACCAAATAAACATGATGAGTAGAAGTGTGTGCATTTGACTAGGAGTGGAGAATGTCACCAAATtgtatgttttaatgtttgttttcccccTAACCCTTTGCATAACAACATCTAAAGGAAAACACGCCGCAACAACTCACTTGGGTAAGAGAGCCAGAGATGTGACAGCAGAGAGCACAGAACAATTAACGCACATTCAATTCTCTGAAGGCAGTCACACATGAGAGAAACCAAAATGCACAACTAACACAACTCATTTAACAGACTGAAAAACAGTTGACACAGAGGTCATTGTTGCAGTGGTGACAGGAGGCTAAGATACCTGCTGAAAGCTTGAAGCAGCTGTGAGACCATGGAGGACAGTTTGTGCAAACAAGCCAAGGCATCCTGGGGCGGCTGAGGGCATCCCGCTGGCTGAGCACTCTGCATGGTGTTACAGTCAAAGCCCAGCGCTTTGAACACTTccaagctgaaacatgacaggaAAGAAAGACCTCAGAGATCAGtggaatggaaaacaaacacaatacagacaaaTGTTTGTTGTACTTATAATTACATCAACAGACCGCGGTGTATTAGTCAACGGACCATTAgttgttgacttgttttctaTCTTTTGTGCTTAAAATGCTTGCAACAGGAAATCACCATTCATGTAGCATGTTACAGACCACGCTACATCATCAGTTAAGACAACATTCACTGCATCCATCAAATATCCCATTACACCAACCTTAACTGATACACGTGACTCCAGATGTTCTCAAACAGGGCCCACACTTCCTGATGAGAGACCTGAGAAAATATGGGCTGTCtgtcttcctcatcatcatcattcatgaCAACATCGCAGGCATGATGAGAttccccctacacacacacatacacagatggAGCTGTTATTCAATCTGAAATAGGTTAAACCGAGTCCAACTGTGTCAAATAATTAGTCCGTGTGTGCTAAGAAAACACATCCTGCTGTTTGTGtaatggttgtttttgttgctttcatACTTAAACGACAACAgactccctttctctctctgcaggtatAGGCACAgtatacaaaaaagaaaactgatagaaaggaacatttttatatttcattggCTCCAAATGATACACAACACTTTCTGTGAGCGGAATAAACGGGAGTTCTGATTGAATGACGTGCACTGAAACTTCAAATGTGCTCAACACTGACCTGAGGTTGTAAATCACGAAAAATGTTGTCCATCGTGGAAACGGCACTGGCCACACGGCTTGAACTTTTCCCAAATGCAGTCACAAGCTCCTTAGCTTCTCGAAGGGCTGCTAAAGTAGCGTCACAATCTAATGTTttacctgaaaacacacacacacatatatatattgttgatGCATATGGACAATCAGATTTAAAAGGTATATGTGCTTAATAGCATTATACAATTCAGAAGCACCAAAAGAAGTGAACCTATAACTAAGGCTGCACAATTTTCGAAGATATATGCATGACTGTTTGCAATGCCAATATGACttgcaacaaataaacaaatagcataactatttgtttatttattacaagTCATATTGGCATTATGACTATATGGTGTTACTGTCCTTTTTGTTTGGGTTTGCAGACTAACATAGACTGAGACTGTGAATACTGAGTAGCTGATGCAAAACctgaaaaacatcacaatagTATCCACAATAATTTACATCATGTTCCTCACATAAACTAGCTCTATATACTTTGTCATAAGTATATATTTTTCAAATTATGTATACTAGGCATTTTGATATTGCAATAACTGTATGTGCAGGCCAAATTTCACATACATGGCATACAGATTTGAagtatattgtattattttggttttgtatAACTGGAAACGGCACATACAAGCACACTTACAAACAACATCCATGTGAATGAGCCAAAGGAAAAAGGTGTGTCTTAAGTTCTGAGAGTAACATGTTATGAATGAATAGTGTTGGAGAAGACAAAGCCCTGCATGAGGGGAACTGAGAACAAGCCAGCTTCACACACTTGTATTGTTTTTGGCAATAGACCTTTTTTATTTCTCGAGACTTTATTCTGTTTCTTATCATCACAGCTGCATACCGATCCATAAACACTACCCTTATCAAACACCCTAAAAACAAGCTGTGTTACTTTAGAGGCATATGATGAATCTGTCCTGACTCACTTTACTCAAGTTTAGCTACAAGCagctacacacacgcacacagacatagacacacacacacggatgccTGTTCTCAGAGGAGAGCAGAAAATCACATGCAGTACTTTTCCACTCCAACATTTGTTTCTCAGCCTCACACACAGTTTATCCcgtcttccttcctttcctaccctgcctccacctcctcctcctcctcacccaaCTCTCAGAGTCCAGGCACAGAGCCAGGCTGCGTAGTACCATGGAATCCAGACTCATGCTTGTCATGCTAGACACAGAACAGTAAAACTCGTATTGTTTAAGCTATTAACATTCTTGGATGGCTTAAAAAGCGTCTCTGACAAATCAGAGCGACGTgtgccatcacacacacaaaactatgCAAATGTAATTATGTCCAATGATGAGGCTGAGAGCAAGAAAGGCTGCAGTGGGCAACTCAGCATCTTTCTGACTCACACTTCAGTGTCCTGCTTTAACACATGACCTCATTTTGTATGTAGTCCTTTAGGGTTTTAGCGCAGTGCAAGTCAGACCTCATCGTCGAGGGGAGTCACTATGTCGACaagaaaaaactgaaatattggATATTAAGAGGTTTTACTTCAGCAACCTCTGAATGTTATAATTCTAAACTTAAATGTGAGTGTTACAGAGGAACACAGAATATCTTAGTTTTCATTTAGACACCAAAGGGAGCTCTGCCTGGCTCTGTTTGTACGTGTGAATGTCAAGgctctttccctcttttcaaACTGTTGTTCACATTGAAAGCAAAGATTAAAATCAGTCCCAAGGAAACAGGcatcatctgctgtgtgtgatgttatcAAGCCTATTCAAACGCAAAGCAGAGTGTGCTAAATGAAACAATTTACAGTGAGagtacacacatttatttactgcATCCTGCGTAGGCAACAATAAACGTCACAGATAACGACAACACCGacaataaaagaggaaaaggtTTCAATTGACTTCATACAGTCTTAAAAAGGTTCATTTATTTGCTTGTCTTGCAGGCTATTTTCGGTATTAATTCCAATTTTCAGTTGCAGTTCACACAGTAGTTATACACCAAGTGTGTAGGAGTTTGGACTATGGCCCAGACTGACAAGACTGTTTACAGCAGCTGTAACccaaatcaacaaacaaacattaacctACATTATGGACATCTACCTGATCTGGTTATCTACTAAGACATGCTTGTACAAGCTGTTCTTTCCAAGTCAATATATCACATTTAGACATTGTGAACTGAAGGAGCAGTCATGTTGAAATACAGATCCAAATCTTGATGGGTGTTAAAAAGcaattgaaataataaaataaaataaaacaataataaaaaaaacattttcatctctTCAACTTACATACCTGAGTTGAAAAATTCGATGAGATTTAAAACTGTTTGCAGCTTTTTTCGTGGGACAATGTGCCCAAATATGGCAATCCAGTGctttttcaaacactgaaggacaTCTTGAAGAGTCCAGGGTGGTTTTAGACAAACTATCTGttaagcagaataaaaaaaacaacaacaataataaaacaatagcCTGAAGAGGAGAAGTTTAGTTTACAGTTCAATAGACACATTATTTTATGACATCTGCTTATCAACTATCAGCAAAATGCAGATTTCAGTGAATAAAAAGTATCATCTCAAAGATGGTGCTAAATTCAAAGACACTGAGTTTACCTCCAACCAGAGGTCTTCATAAGCGGCCTTCATCTCCACCTCTACTACATCTGACAGCACCTCCCGCAGGCTTCCCTCTAGTTCAGAAATACATCTGCTGAGGTCCCATTttacttcctcttctcttcctccgagctgctgctgctgctgctcgtctgTCAtcagatacatacacacacaacatatatcTAAGAATACACAGTTGAAAGACAAGAGCCTTTACATACACGTTGTTGCTTTGCAGTGTGAGTGTAAACTTTATTTAAGACTATCTCCTTCATTGCTCTTCAAATCTGATTTGTTAATGTCGCTGAGCGGAGTCACCGTCAATGTAACACTTACTACACCTGGACATGAactgaaggaaaagaaaacaggaagggGTGGGTGTCAAGTGTATGGAAGGTGTGTGCAATTAACTACAGCACTGCGATGGAGCGTGCCAAGTAGTTTCCTGTTTTGTATGaacaacacattcattcctGGCTCACGTTTTGTTATTACTCCCACAGAAAGGTCTGCTCTCTCTCGAGTGTGTGGTTGGGCTGCGGTGCAACTCCTTCTCAGCACAGGTGATGAGAGCTGAGGGTTTGGACGAGGCAGCATGTTAGTCTCAATGCTTTGCAGCGAGTGAAGTCCGAGTCTGGCTCTCCCAACCTCGGCCTCCAAGTCATTCTTGCTGAAGGCTTTCACCCCACTCAGCAAGGCTTTACTGCATAGATTCTTATCATTACtaacgagaaaaaaaaagggacagcaTTATTTCACATCGGGTGACAGTGACACCTCATCTAAGACAGCACCAGTGTTAGATGAAACAATGCCGTACATACTCTGGAAACAGCACAAGTCAGTAGAATTGGGCCCAAAGGTGaaagaatgtgaaaaaaaaacaggcactgCTATTGAGTAGGAAAGAAATTCCTCAACTCAGCACATCTATTCTTGCACAATTACTGTGTCTGGCTCGATCTTTCTCTCATCCGACTGGAACTATCTGGCTGAAACCCGCTTGCAGTCACATGCATGTGCATTATTATTTGTAGGGGTGACACACACtctgctacagcagcagcagcaacacaggtAGGGGGAGGGGGGTACTCACGTGCAAAGGATGACAGCGCACCCTGGATGCAGACTCTGATACTGCAGGCAGCAGTGCAGCACTCTGTCATCATTATTCTCAGCACTGAGACCATCTGAGGACAAGAGGgaacagagacaaagaggaaggAACAGTGAGATGAGACAAAACGTGacagagaacaaaaacatgacaaccCATATGAGCACGGGGTGGGAGatgaacacagaaaacacacaacactgaaaaacacattgtaaGTGCATCACAAAAGTACAGCATGTCCTTTGTCTGTTTTAGACAAAgaggaatatttaaaaaatgaaaacaatttaaatggAGGCAACAGCTAAAGATAAAgctcatttattaaaaaatcaTTACCAATGctgtaaaatgaatgtttgaACCAGTCTTGCATACAGCTTAGAAAAGGGTGACCTCATGCTTGGGTGCAACCTGCCCTTGAGTTGCACGTAATGCATGCTATGATGGATTTTGGAGAACCAGCTTGGTGCTAGTGCCACCTACTGTCTATACAGTCAAGCATTTATTTAACGGAATGAAGTCATGATCATCAACCTTAAGTAAAAGTAACTATGAAATAAAAGTATGTAAAACAAATTACTAGGCTCTATCAAACCTAAAAGGTGGATTATTTCTTCATACAATTGAACTAATAAAAGCGAACTGTTTTGCTTATCATCACTGTAATCCTTACATGTGGTCTTCTGTAATAGAGTGGTATTCATTAGCCATCAAGTCCAAGAATGAATCTGATATGAGCTAATGGATTAATTTAACCTTTAGATtccatttttagttttaatacACCTGCTTTAACGTCTGATGTACATTATTTTATCAACACTCACTGCTGCACTCTGAAGCCTGCTGCATTGACTGCCCCCACAGGTGCGGTTCCCGGCTCTTCAAAGTGTTGTAAATGTACGAGATGGCGGGAATGGCCAGGTGAGCCACAGAGCCAGACAGGTCTTTCCCTCTTTTTAAGGAATCCAGCTCCTGAAGCACCACCCAGGGGATCAGGAGGACAGGAAAACCCAACGCtataataacataaaacagaaagaaaggagTGATGATTTCATATTTCATGAAAGACTATGCATATATAAAATGGTAGACTTCTTACTTTTTTGGAATGTTATTTTGTGTAGAGAAAGAGAATTTAAATCTACTATCTACTACCATCTACTATCCTCATTGTGTCAGCAATATGTTCTTCAGAATAAAATTTGAGATCATATCCTGATCTTCTAACAGCTCTCACATGTTACATCAAGACAATTATGAAATTGATTAGAAGGAAATGTTTTAAACACCTCCAAGTCCTTGAGATCTGATCTTTTTCACATAATCCAGGTGACTCAGGAGAATGTTTGTGTCCAGAATGATGATAAGGTCTTGCTGAGGGGGTTGTTTACCTGTAAGAAGAAACAACAAGTTATGtaacaattaaacaattaataaaaataaacagactttAACTTTGTTTGCAGAAACAAGGCATGGTGAAAAGACTGATCACTGATTAAAAccagacaaaagacaaaacttaCAGTAAGCATCAGTTGCTCCATCTTCTGGAGGGTCTATCTCCATACAGGTCAGTTCTCCATAGCTCTGCAGAACATCGACCTCCAATTTCCTCTCAGTGCGGGCAAGATGCAGCTCCTCAACCACTTGTGTCTGCAAAATAACCCATTTAAGGGAACTTAAATATGAAGAACTTACTTCAGATCTCCTGATGCAGTGGTAAAGGCTGTCATTTTTTAGATTAATGGgtaatgtgttttattaccTGGTCACACCATGGCTCAGAGGTGGCATTGCAGACAGTTGGGAATTGATCAGACAAGGATAAACTCTTATTTTGTCCTTCAGATGAAAACCCCATGCAGACATCTGAAGAGCTGTGATGTTGTTGGATTGATTCCTGCTTGGAATTCTTGGCATCGTAGGCACCTGGGAATTGGTTCGACAAGGATGAACTTGTATCTTGTGTTTTAGATGAAAAACTCTGACTAGCATCCAAAGAGCTGTGATGTTGTTGGACTGTTTCCTGCTTGGAATTCTTGGTATCGGACACAGTAAGGAATTGGTTagaaaag encodes the following:
- the swt1 gene encoding transcriptional protein SWT1 isoform X2; translated protein: MSKKSKRKHKRSSSSSSEEDKKASKRKEVTKSCRREKRKHESHAAKQEKSGSSRTKHGSQSTRHIKKPVYRQEKKEATDQKPFKKAEDSTKTKHLQSHWENRSEKTKSSISGRDKTVSGSKTAEERPSKRLNTDIEGAAPKKTAKISKDCIDEKSSRRSPSKLKNLTSPGLVSVKQKEHRHYVQKKTGRAEAQPRPGNDSSTLMIRESSRIGQPSKTGEPGQIGQPSKIVQPSKTRESSKIGEPSETGQPSKTGEPSKTGEPGKIRQPSKIVQPSKTREPSKIGEPSEIREPSKIGEPSKIEEPSKTGQPSKTSSVIKDYLVQKRIELVKKFCQRQQENDTNKKTILLTEAKSSVSPRKLSSISAKQERSSKLWKNVPLIPRSVMSFSHKTAGSSSAHEQKGSSPLLFSFKIPKKVKPKPIASTGDSHDAVSANKNVKHRTEISDSGAIIKNSTQETAQQPHSYLDASQSFSSKIQDKSFTFSNQFLTVSDTKNSKQETVQQHHSSLDASQSFSSKTQDTSSSLSNQFPGAYDAKNSKQESIQQHHSSSDVCMGFSSEGQNKSLSLSDQFPTVCNATSEPWCDQTQVVEELHLARTERKLEVDVLQSYGELTCMEIDPPEDGATDAYCKQPPQQDLIIILDTNILLSHLDYVKKIRSQGLGALGFPVLLIPWVVLQELDSLKRGKDLSGSVAHLAIPAISYIYNTLKSREPHLWGQSMQQASECSNGLSAENNDDRVLHCCLQYQSLHPGCAVILCTNDKNLCSKALLSGVKAFSKNDLEAEVGRARLGLHSLQSIETNMLPRPNPQLSSPVLRRSCTAAQPHTRERADLSVGVITKHEQQQQQLGGREEEVKWDLSRCISELEGSLREVLSDVVEVEMKAAYEDLWLEIVCLKPPWTLQDVLQCLKKHWIAIFGHIVPRKKLQTVLNLIEFFNSGKTLDCDATLAALREAKELVTAFGKSSSRVASAVSTMDNIFRDLQPQGESHHACDVVMNDDDEEDRQPIFSQVSHQEVWALFENIWSHVYQLSLEVFKALGFDCNTMQSAQPAGCPQPPQDALACLHKLSSMVSQLLQAFSSVLSSVPSLEEVQTLLSIITSNKIVNVDFTLTAKDLLDCFSQQEYREKLRVGGTQLLRLKEALDRCVEFSGQIITFAAQHEWNSVGTFAHQPNRSLE
- the swt1 gene encoding transcriptional protein SWT1 isoform X1; translated protein: MAREMSKKSKRKHKRSSSSSSEEDKKASKRKEVTKSCRREKRKHESHAAKQEKSGSSRTKHGSQSTRHIKKPVYRQEKKEATDQKPFKKAEDSTKTKHLQSHWENRSEKTKSSISGRDKTVSGSKTAEERPSKRLNTDIEGAAPKKTAKISKDCIDEKSSRRSPSKLKNLTSPGLVSVKQKEHRHYVQKKTGRAEAQPRPGNDSSTLMIRESSRIGQPSKTGEPGQIGQPSKIVQPSKTRESSKIGEPSETGQPSKTGEPSKTGEPGKIRQPSKIVQPSKTREPSKIGEPSEIREPSKIGEPSKIEEPSKTGQPSKTSSVIKDYLVQKRIELVKKFCQRQQENDTNKKTILLTEAKSSVSPRKLSSISAKQERSSKLWKNVPLIPRSVMSFSHKTAGSSSAHEQKGSSPLLFSFKIPKKVKPKPIASTGDSHDAVSANKNVKHRTEISDSGAIIKNSTQETAQQPHSYLDASQSFSSKIQDKSFTFSNQFLTVSDTKNSKQETVQQHHSSLDASQSFSSKTQDTSSSLSNQFPGAYDAKNSKQESIQQHHSSSDVCMGFSSEGQNKSLSLSDQFPTVCNATSEPWCDQTQVVEELHLARTERKLEVDVLQSYGELTCMEIDPPEDGATDAYCKQPPQQDLIIILDTNILLSHLDYVKKIRSQGLGALGFPVLLIPWVVLQELDSLKRGKDLSGSVAHLAIPAISYIYNTLKSREPHLWGQSMQQASECSNGLSAENNDDRVLHCCLQYQSLHPGCAVILCTNDKNLCSKALLSGVKAFSKNDLEAEVGRARLGLHSLQSIETNMLPRPNPQLSSPVLRRSCTAAQPHTRERADLSVGVITKHEQQQQQLGGREEEVKWDLSRCISELEGSLREVLSDVVEVEMKAAYEDLWLEIVCLKPPWTLQDVLQCLKKHWIAIFGHIVPRKKLQTVLNLIEFFNSGKTLDCDATLAALREAKELVTAFGKSSSRVASAVSTMDNIFRDLQPQGESHHACDVVMNDDDEEDRQPIFSQVSHQEVWALFENIWSHVYQLSLEVFKALGFDCNTMQSAQPAGCPQPPQDALACLHKLSSMVSQLLQAFSSVLSSVPSLEEVQTLLSIITSNKIVNVDFTLTAKDLLDCFSQQEYREKLRVGGTQLLRLKEALDRCVEFSGQIITFAAQHEWNSVGTFAHQPNRSLE